TTCTTCTTCGCTTGCTACTTCTTGAAATTGTTGTATACCTACTGCTAAAAAAGTAAGAGCTGCAAACTCTTTATCTAATAAAGCTGGGAATGCTACAGCTCCTAATGCCGATGCAATAAACGATAAAATAAGTTGTTCTATATAATCTTGAGGCTGCGTTGGCTGTTGTTTATTTACTATTCTTAATACTATAAGCCTTGATAAAACTCCAAGTACTAGAGCTACCCCAAATGCACGCCTAAATAATGTAGCGTCATCCATATATTTCCCTCCTTTTATTTTTCACTATACTTATTGTGTGCAAAAACAAAAAAAAATTTCCTTAATTAAGGAAATTTTTTTTTGGTATTGTAACTGTAAATTCAGTTCCTATATTTAATTCACTTTTTACACATATAGTTCCATTTAAAGATTTAACTATATGTTTTACTATAGCAAGCCCTAGTCCTGTACCACCTACATCTCGACTTCTAGCCTTGTCAACTCTATAAAATCGCTCAAATACCCTGTCTTTATCTTCTTTAGATATTCCAATCCCATTATCTGAAACTTTTATAAATACCTCTTCATTACTTTCATATACACTAGTTTCTACAAAACCTCCATCAGGAGTATATTTTATAGCATTGTCTATTAAATTTAAAAATATTTGTTTAATATAATCTCTATTAGAGTTTATAAAAATTTTCTCATCATCAAATTTATATTTTAATTCAATATTTTTTATCTTGGCGGAGTTAATCGTTAACTCGTAAACTTCTTTAAATACATTTAGTACCTCTACATTTTCAGATGTTATCGTGTCTTTATTTTCTATAAATGAAAGTAATAATATATCGTCTATAAGCCTTTTTAGTCTATCCGATTCTGTTTCAATTATTCCTAAGAATCTATCTCTCATATTTTTATCTATATTTTCATTTATTCTTAATGTTTCTACAAATCCACTTATAGATGTAAGAGGTGTCTTTAACTCATGAGTTACATTAGCAACAAAATCACTTCTCATATTTTCTAACTTAACTCTTTCAGTTATGTTTTCTATGTTTATTATAGAACCGATGATAACATTATTACTACTTTGAAGGTATATAGGGTCTAGCTTTATGTTATATACTATGTCTTCATCATTAGTAATTTCTTTCATTTCAGTTTTCTTAGATCCTATAAATTTAGCAATTTCATTTAATATCTTGTAGTCTTTTATAACGTGATGTATATTCTTACCTTCTATTATATCAATTCCATCACTTTTTATTATTTTTTTTGCTTCTTCATTTATCAATAAAACATTTCCATTTATATCAATAGCTAAAATACCATGTGATATACTTTTTACAATAGATTTTAATTGTAAGTTTTTGTATTGAACTTCTTGAATCGTAATATCTATTGTATCAATCATATCATTAAAATTATCAACTAGTTGCCCTAATTCACCTTTTGCTGATATGTTTATTTTGGCATGGAATTCTTTGTTACTTATTTTTTTTGAAACAGCTATAAATTCTTGTAAGTAATTTCTTAAATTTATAGCGTATCTTATTGAAATTATAGAAACTATAATTGATATTAAAACAATTAAAAA
The nucleotide sequence above comes from Paraclostridium bifermentans. Encoded proteins:
- a CDS encoding HAMP domain-containing sensor histidine kinase, translating into MDNISIYFLIVLISIIVSIISIRYAINLRNYLQEFIAVSKKISNKEFHAKINISAKGELGQLVDNFNDMIDTIDITIQEVQYKNLQLKSIVKSISHGILAIDINGNVLLINEEAKKIIKSDGIDIIEGKNIHHVIKDYKILNEIAKFIGSKKTEMKEITNDEDIVYNIKLDPIYLQSSNNVIIGSIINIENITERVKLENMRSDFVANVTHELKTPLTSISGFVETLRINENIDKNMRDRFLGIIETESDRLKRLIDDILLLSFIENKDTITSENVEVLNVFKEVYELTINSAKIKNIELKYKFDDEKIFINSNRDYIKQIFLNLIDNAIKYTPDGGFVETSVYESNEEVFIKVSDNGIGISKEDKDRVFERFYRVDKARSRDVGGTGLGLAIVKHIVKSLNGTICVKSELNIGTEFTVTIPKKNFLN